TCAGGCGCCGCGGTGGTCAGATCAAGTTGATAAAAGATAGAGTCAGGCGAAGCATCCCTCGATGAGGGATCTTTGACAAAGCCGTGATCGAGATAGAAGTCTGCGCAAGGAGCGTTTTTCTTCGTCGGAATGAATTCGCCGACCAGACGTATGGCGCCCGCTCTGATGGCATTCGCTCCGAGGTGCGCCAACAGCGCGGTTTCGATGCCACGGCCGATCACCCGGCACGATAACAGCAGGGAATCGATGGAACAGGTATCACCCTCTGTACGTGCGAGGGCTAGCCCGACAACTCCAGCATCGCCGAAACGGTCGCGTACGCGAACGGCGATTGCCTGACCTCCTGCGGCGGAAGCGAACTCCTCTACCTCAGCTGTGGAATGCCGGCGTGTGGTGAGATTGAACTGATTTGTCTTGGCGAGAAGTTGAACTGAACGTGCGAGGGGGGCGTCCAAAGCACTGAGGAAGGTGCAGACGATCTCGAGCGAGGCGAGAAACTCATCGCGATCTCCTGCTGTGTTGGCGAGCTCTGCTCGTTGAGCCTGCGCTTTGTATTCGTTCAGACGATTGAGGTCGTCGTCGGTGACGACAGCGGCGTCGAAGAACGGTTGAGACGAAAGGAGCTCAACCAGCTTCCATGGTTCCTCGACCGGAGCTGCGATCACGGCCACCTCGGGCAGTTGTTGACGGATTGCTTCACACTCTACCGGGTTGTCATCGACAAAGACGAAGGAGTCGAGGCCGAGAGAAAGCTCTTCTGCAAGCTCACGAATAGAGGTTGCCTTTTCGTTCCAGCTGATCTTCGTCGCGACGAAATGATTCAGGGTGAGTCCCAGGTCGGCGGCGCGGATTTGAAAGGCCTCGCGAACGTCTGCGTCGTTGTTCTTTGAGACGATGGCGAGAAGGATACCGCGAGACGATAGTTGCTTGAGATACCTCTGATATTCGAGGTAGCAGTTGCCCGGGAAGGCGCTGCCGGTAGCGATGCCCTCCGGCCCTTCCTCTCCCAGAACTCCGCCCCATAAGGTGTTGTCGAGGTCCGTACACAGAACTTTGCGGGGAGCACGAAAGAGCGGGGAGAACGAGCGAACCAGGCCGCGCGAGTAAGCTCCGAAGCAGGCAGAGGCTACGGGAAGGCGGGATGCCAAAAACATTCGCGCGTCGCGCCAGCTTGCGCGGCCGTGACGGGCTGCAAGATGATCCACATCGAAGAAGACACAGTCTGAGACGGAACGGCATAAGGCCGCGAGCTTTTGGTTCAGCTGGTAGACCGCGTTGGTTAGACTGTGGGGGAGGTTCGCCTCTCCGACGTCTCCAAGCGAGGTTTGGTCGGGAACAACGCAGCCTTGAAAGAGAATGCGCGCAGAGCTGCCGGAGCGAAAGTTTCCCAGCAGCTGAGCGATGCGCGTGACGGATTCTTCGATCTCTGCCTCAACAGCGTCGCCTATACCGTCCGCACAGAGATCTGGCAGACGGCCTGCGATGTCTTCGAGATCCAACAGGATGAAGACGAGGTCAGGCTTGAACTTGGCGAGGGCGCTTAGGGGATTGAGCAGCTCATCGACGTAAGAGCCGTAGCCACCGATGTTCAGATCGAGGACATAGTTTGACAGCACCGCTTCGGTGGTCAGAGAGGGTAGGATCGGCTCAATCGTTACTGACCGGACGATGTGAGTTTTGAGTCGTCTGGCTTGCAGTTGGCTCACGAGAGCGTCGCCCAGGGCTGTAAACGACGAGGCGCAGAACATAACGTCGGCGGGTTTGCTGGAGGTGGCGAGGAGCTTTCGCGCAACCCCTACCGCAGTTGCTGCATCCTGCGACGTCGCGGCATCCTTGATAGCGCGGCGCAATTCCTGTCGCTCTGTATCACTTTGCATCTGTGGTCTCCGCTACCGCGGGGGCGGGGGATTCGACCGCCTTCGGTGCTCTCATGATGATGCGGCCGGGTACTCCCATGACCGTCGCGCCCTCTGGAATGTTGCTCATGACGAGCGTGTTGGCGGCAATCTTTGCGCCACTGCCCACCTTGATCTTGCCGACCAGCGTCGCGCCTGTGCCGATGTAGACCCGGTCGCCAAGGACCGGCGCGCCTTTGCGGCCCATTGCAGAAGCGCCGATGGTTACACGATGGGCGATGTCGCAGTTGCTTCCGATAATCGCCTGTGGGTTGATGTGAACGCCGCCGATGTGCGCGATGTAGAGGCCGCCGCCGATCGTAGCCTGGGGATCGAGACACATCTCCATGACGACCTCAGAGAACATGTAGGCGAAGAAGTACACGATCTTTAGAGGAATCCGAATCAAGACAAAAGGGTTCGCAGAGTAGAGCCAATTACCAAATCGATAGATCGTGATCGCCCATATCGCGGGGTTCAGCCAAAGCTGTTTCCCGCTATGGCCCATGGATCGGTAACGTGCTATATCTTCGGAGAATTTATTCATCTTCAATGCCCTGAAAAAATGGGCTCAGCTGCCAATTTGCCTTACGGTACAGCGATCTTATCAGTCCTCTATCCTTGCGAGGCAAACGATCTTGCGCGTTATTAATACGGGATTGATCTTCGGCGAGATTGCGGAAAGATGACCCGATTTGTGACAGTTCGGCTGCAGGACCGACGGGACCCCGAGTGTTTATGGAGTCGGGCAACGAGTGCAATCATCTTGACTGTATCAACGGCCCCAGCGCCGCCGCACTCCCCAAAAGTACCAGCGATTGATACGAGATTGCTGAGATATCGATATATCTTTTGTGTCCATCCTCGTAGGATTGGATATGAGGATACATGCGAAGCGCAGATTCCAACGTGGTTGAGGCTGAAAAGCCGACAATCGCACATTTTCTCCCGTGGGACGGCATCGGAGGCGTCGAGATTGCGACTCTCCGAATCATAGAGGCAACGCGGGATCAGTTTCGTCACGTGGCGTTTTGTAAGCCAGCCGCGCTGGAGTTGAAGGAAGCCTGCGAAAAAGCGGGAGTGGTGGTGGTGTCGTACATTCCGCCAGAGCCAAGCGTTCGGCATGCACTGCGTTACTTCAAACAGTCCCTGACTGTGGCGCGAGAGATGAAGCGGCTTGGCGTAAATCTGGCCCATTGTTCCGAGACGAAGGCGACCTATCACAACAGTCTCGCGGCGTTTCTGGCTCGAGTGCCGATGATTACCCATGTGCGATCGAGATATCCCGAGATTGGCCTGCGCGATCGGCTTGGCTTTCTCGGAGTGGCAGGATACGTTTTTGTTTCTCAGGACTCAAGACGACAGTTCGCGCTGAGGATTCCCGATGCCAAGGCGCGGGTCCTTTATGACGCAGTGGATATCACCGAACCACAAAAGGCTTCCGTCAGCAAAACGCTCCGCAAGGAATTAGGCGTGGCCGAGGGCGCGACCCTGGTGGGAATGATTGCCAGGGTAAATCCACAGAAGGACTACGACACGTTGGCCAACGCGGCTGCGTTGGTTCTTGCTCACCGAACTGATGTACAGTTTCTGGTGGTCGGGGACAACTCTGTGGTGGAGATGAATCGAGAGCACTACCGGCATGTGCACCAGCGTCTGGTTGACCTTGGTATCGCCGACCGGTTTATCTTCACGGGCTTTCGATCGGATGTGCCGCGTATCGTTTCGGCACTGGATCTCTTCGTGCTCTGCACTCACAGGGAGGGTCTGCCGCTCTCGATCCTCGAGGCGATGGCATTAGGCAAGACTGTCATTGCAACCAGAGTCGATGGAATTCCTGAGGTGATTATCGATGGTGTAACCGGATATCTCCACGGTCACGAGAAGAGCGATGAGTTGGCCAATGCGATCCTCAAATGTATCGAGCATCCGGAGTTGGCTAAGCAAATTGGAGATGCGGCACGCGAACATTGCAGACGCACCTACAACTCTCAGGTGTTTACAGCCAATGTGGCCCAAATCTATCGTGAATTTCTGCCGAGCTGACTGATGACAGAAAGAATTACATCGTTGCTGCGTGGCTGTATTCGTTTGAGATCGGAAATTTTATGAGCGAGCCCTCTCTCACTCTGCTGATGCCTGTGCTGAACGGCATGCCTTTCCTGCCGGAGACCTTGGAATCGATCGAGCGTCAGGATTATAAAAACTGGGAGATTCTGGTATGGGACAACGGTTCGACCGATGGAACGCTTGAGGAGCTGCATCGCTGGATTCCTTCGCGGCTTCCCGGACGAGTCATCTCGGGGGAACCTCTGAAGCTTGGGCCTTCTCTGGCGAGATTGGTTCTCGAGGCGAAGACGGAGTTGTGTGCCAGGATCGACGCAGACGACGTCCTGTATCCACATCGCCTCGGGATGCAAGTTGCGTTCATGCAACAACATCCTGAAGCCGGAGTTTTGGGTACCGAGGTCGAATTTATCGATTCGAAGGGTGCGATACGCCCTCATATCACACCTTATTCGACACAGGACGCGGATCTCCGCTGGCTGGTGCGATGGCTTAATCCTATCTGCCATCCCACCGTGATGTTTCGGCGCAGCATCATCTTGGAAGCTGGAAACTACCGAGATCTGAAGCCTTTTGAGGATCACGATCTATGGTTTCGTGTGAGTTTAATCTCTGAACTGGCGAATTTGCCGGAGGTGCTTCTTAAATACAGGCAACACTCCGCAAGTACGATGGGTCAGGCCAATTCGAAGTACCACACCTACTTCGATGCCATGGCGGAGCTGAATGCGGATCTCCTCTTCACCGGCTTCTCTCCGCAGGATGCGATGGATCTGAGGGGGAAAGCTATTCGCGACGCGGAGGTGAGAGTGGCTTTGGCCGATTTGGCCTCCTATCGAAGAGCTGCCGTCACTACCGCGGTTGCTGTAGGCAAGCCGAAGACGTACTTTCGCTCAACGAAGGCGTATGGAATGTTTCACAAAGAGATGATACGGAATTACCTGCTGCAATATGGTCTCGTAAAGACGATCATGACCGCCCGGCATCGAATGCTGTCTAAGTCCGAATGACGGATGTTGGTGCGCCCTGCGGTGACGGGCTGACGTATCTCCAGCCAGTGACAAGAGCTTCAGTGCGCGCTGGTAAACAACAAAGAACGTATTCGCGGGACGACCTGCTGTCGAACATAGCCTCGGAAGATAAAGGCAACCGCGAGAAAGTAAACCGGCAACGTAGCTAGAACCTGGATGAAAAATATCGTCAAGTTATGGACCGGGAAGGCTGCCATGGCGTAAGAAGCTATGACGAAGGGTACCCCGGCGAGAAACATGGGAGCCCAGACATTCCATATGACCTCAAAAGCACTGAGTCCGACCAGCTTTGAGATGTAGCGCGGCCAGAAGACCACATGGACGATCAAACTCGGGATCATGGTTCCGAGCGCAACGCCATAGATGCCGTACCAGCGAACCAGGACGACGCTCAGTATCAGATTTGTGACTCCCTCTGAGATCGCCCAGAGAGCGGAGGCCTTATGTTTTTCTACTCCGTAGGCAATTGATGCGGCGGTTCTGTTTGCGAACGAGAAGAAAAGCGCCGTGCAAAGAATGATCAGAACTGTTCCCGAGCTCTGCGCATACTGCGGTCCCATCCAAAGTGAAATGAAGGTGCGACCGCGAACGACCAGGGTGATGAGTATCGGCAGGGAGACCATGATCGTCGCTCGCGTCCCGTTTCTGAAGAGCGCAAGAAGTCCAGCCGTGTCGCCAGCCGCCTCATAGGTGCTTGCGGCTGGAACGAAGGATCCGCCGATCGAGCCTACGATCTGACTGGCGTATCGACAGAGGGAGTTGCCGATGGCATAGTAAGTGACTGCAGTCGCGGAGACGAAGGCGCCGACAACCAGATTGTCCGCCTGATAGACCAACTGGACTGCGATGGTCGTCAGAAAGGCATACGAGCTGTAGACCCAGAGTTTTCGCAGGGTCTCCCTCTTCGGTTTTTGCAGCTTCACTCTCAGTTCAGGATAAAGACGATGCGCGGTATACAAGAGAAGGGCACTGCTGACGATGATCGCGATGAGCTCGCAGAAAGCAATGGAGATAATCCCGTGCCCGGTGCGTAGTGCGTAGACAACTCCCATGACTCGGATCGCAGTCTGCGTGAGACCGACATAATTTTGCAGATCGTAACGATTGAGCGCAGAAAGAACAGCCGAAGCGACACCGAAGGTCATTCCAATGACTGTGGTTAGCCCGATCAAAAGAATGGCCTTGCGAGCGTCGCTCGCCAGCGCGGGTGGGACTTTGAACCACAATGGGAAGATGGCAGCCAGGCCGACACTCAGCACCAGGCAGACTGCGCCGATCTGTAAGCGTACCCAGAGCGCGGCGGAGATTGCCTCCGAGGATCCTTCATGATCTCCGGTGGTATGGCCCTTCGAGACAAACCTCAGGACAGAACTTTGCAGGCCCAGGTCCATCAGGCCCAGATAGCCTACGACCGAGATGGCCAGCACCCATACTCCGTAGGCGGCGTCTCCGAGGCGATGCAGAATGAATGGCGCAAAAAAGAATCCGACTGCCATATTGGCGAGTGTTCCCAGCCAATTGAACAGTACGTTCCGAGCAATGTGTCGTACACGCAACTGCGGCAAGTTGAGGCTCCAGAATGGACGTTTGGCTTAGAAGCGGAGGAACTTCGTGATGCTGCTTCACTCAGGGTCCCGAAAGTCGTTGCCTCACTGAGTATCGGCTACGTTGAGGCCGTCGATGACTTTCGACGACCAGTTTATATCAGCAAGATGTGTTCCTCTCGGGAGTTCGGCCATCCGGGTCGGGTCGAACGTGACTATCGTTTAAACAGAGCCCAATTTGAAATTTGCGGGCGACCCTGGAGACTTTTTACGCGGTTCCACCGACGCCGCCAATACCACTTCGGTGTAAATCATATTGTTGTCTGGTATGGAGATAGCAGCGTATCGTAGACCTGTGGGTCATCGCCGACTTCGGCTCGCAATGCAAATAGCTGTTGAAGTCCCCGGATCAGCCAATGAAACGTCTCAAGTCCGAATCTGCGTCGTTTCTTAGCCTTAGCGTACGACCGAGACCGCTCCACGCTCTCCGGAAGCATACAGTATGACAAAGTTGATCTTCTGGTACTGCTTTGCGCTGACAGGTTACGCGTATCTCGGCTACGCGATCTGGCTTTGGTTCTGTGTTCGCTTCCGCAAACGTCGTCTTCCCGGAACTCGCTCCGCAACTCCAAACGTCTCGATCATTATGGCGGCGCGTAACGAAGAGGCGAATTTGCCAGCCAAGCTGGAGAATCTTCGTCGTTTGACCTTCCCGAGAGACCGGCTTCAGATCGTCATCGTCTCCGACGGATCGACGGACCGCACAGCCGAAATTCTACGGGAGCAAGCTCCCAGCATCGTCCCGGTAGTTCTCGAGAGGTCCAATGGCAAAGCTGCCGCCTTGAACGAGGCCGTGGGTCTGGCGCAGGGCGAAATCCTCGTATTTCTTGACGCGCGGCAGACCGTCGACGAGGACGCCGTCTCGGAGTTGGTCGCATGCTTTGACGATCCGACGATCGGCGCGGTGAGTGGTGAGCTTTTGCTCGAGACACCTGCCGGCGACGCCAGTGAAGAGGGCCTCGGGATCTACTGGAAGATCGAAAAAGCGGTGCGCAAACTCGAGTCTGCGTCCGGCTCGGTCGTGGGGGTGACGGGAGCGATCTACGCAATCCGGCGCGAACTGTACACGGAGATTCCCCCAGGGACGATTCTTGATGACGTCTTTGTCCCGATGAATGTGGCGCGGAAGGGAAAGCGGATTGTGTTTCAGCCTTCTGCAATTGCGAGAGACCGGATCTTCAGCAAGAAAGGAAAGGAGTTCTCGCGCAAGGTTCGTACGCTGACCGGGAACTACCAGTTGCTTCGGCTGGCCCCGTGGCTGCTTTCGCCGTCGAATCCTCTACTCTTCCGCTTCGTGAGCCACAAGCTTCTCCGGCTGCTCGTTCCATTTCTGA
This Tunturibacter gelidoferens DNA region includes the following protein-coding sequences:
- a CDS encoding glycosyltransferase, with amino-acid sequence MRSADSNVVEAEKPTIAHFLPWDGIGGVEIATLRIIEATRDQFRHVAFCKPAALELKEACEKAGVVVVSYIPPEPSVRHALRYFKQSLTVAREMKRLGVNLAHCSETKATYHNSLAAFLARVPMITHVRSRYPEIGLRDRLGFLGVAGYVFVSQDSRRQFALRIPDAKARVLYDAVDITEPQKASVSKTLRKELGVAEGATLVGMIARVNPQKDYDTLANAAALVLAHRTDVQFLVVGDNSVVEMNREHYRHVHQRLVDLGIADRFIFTGFRSDVPRIVSALDLFVLCTHREGLPLSILEAMALGKTVIATRVDGIPEVIIDGVTGYLHGHEKSDELANAILKCIEHPELAKQIGDAAREHCRRTYNSQVFTANVAQIYREFLPS
- a CDS encoding glycosyltransferase family 2 protein, encoding MTKLIFWYCFALTGYAYLGYAIWLWFCVRFRKRRLPGTRSATPNVSIIMAARNEEANLPAKLENLRRLTFPRDRLQIVIVSDGSTDRTAEILREQAPSIVPVVLERSNGKAAALNEAVGLAQGEILVFLDARQTVDEDAVSELVACFDDPTIGAVSGELLLETPAGDASEEGLGIYWKIEKAVRKLESASGSVVGVTGAIYAIRRELYTEIPPGTILDDVFVPMNVARKGKRIVFQPSAIARDRIFSKKGKEFSRKVRTLTGNYQLLRLAPWLLSPSNPLLFRFVSHKLLRLLVPFLMILMLVSSALAKGPLYATIFWIQIVFYISAAFGTLIPSAKKFRPIAIASTFVMLNTAAALAFYNFIVGRKEVWN
- a CDS encoding glycosyltransferase, whose protein sequence is MSEPSLTLLMPVLNGMPFLPETLESIERQDYKNWEILVWDNGSTDGTLEELHRWIPSRLPGRVISGEPLKLGPSLARLVLEAKTELCARIDADDVLYPHRLGMQVAFMQQHPEAGVLGTEVEFIDSKGAIRPHITPYSTQDADLRWLVRWLNPICHPTVMFRRSIILEAGNYRDLKPFEDHDLWFRVSLISELANLPEVLLKYRQHSASTMGQANSKYHTYFDAMAELNADLLFTGFSPQDAMDLRGKAIRDAEVRVALADLASYRRAAVTTAVAVGKPKTYFRSTKAYGMFHKEMIRNYLLQYGLVKTIMTARHRMLSKSE
- a CDS encoding serine O-acetyltransferase; this encodes MNKFSEDIARYRSMGHSGKQLWLNPAIWAITIYRFGNWLYSANPFVLIRIPLKIVYFFAYMFSEVVMEMCLDPQATIGGGLYIAHIGGVHINPQAIIGSNCDIAHRVTIGASAMGRKGAPVLGDRVYIGTGATLVGKIKVGSGAKIAANTLVMSNIPEGATVMGVPGRIIMRAPKAVESPAPAVAETTDAK
- a CDS encoding oligosaccharide flippase family protein; translation: MAVGFFFAPFILHRLGDAAYGVWVLAISVVGYLGLMDLGLQSSVLRFVSKGHTTGDHEGSSEAISAALWVRLQIGAVCLVLSVGLAAIFPLWFKVPPALASDARKAILLIGLTTVIGMTFGVASAVLSALNRYDLQNYVGLTQTAIRVMGVVYALRTGHGIISIAFCELIAIIVSSALLLYTAHRLYPELRVKLQKPKRETLRKLWVYSSYAFLTTIAVQLVYQADNLVVGAFVSATAVTYYAIGNSLCRYASQIVGSIGGSFVPAASTYEAAGDTAGLLALFRNGTRATIMVSLPILITLVVRGRTFISLWMGPQYAQSSGTVLIILCTALFFSFANRTAASIAYGVEKHKASALWAISEGVTNLILSVVLVRWYGIYGVALGTMIPSLIVHVVFWPRYISKLVGLSAFEVIWNVWAPMFLAGVPFVIASYAMAAFPVHNLTIFFIQVLATLPVYFLAVAFIFRGYVRQQVVPRIRSLLFTSAH
- a CDS encoding HAD-IIIC family phosphatase translates to MQSDTERQELRRAIKDAATSQDAATAVGVARKLLATSSKPADVMFCASSFTALGDALVSQLQARRLKTHIVRSVTIEPILPSLTTEAVLSNYVLDLNIGGYGSYVDELLNPLSALAKFKPDLVFILLDLEDIAGRLPDLCADGIGDAVEAEIEESVTRIAQLLGNFRSGSSARILFQGCVVPDQTSLGDVGEANLPHSLTNAVYQLNQKLAALCRSVSDCVFFDVDHLAARHGRASWRDARMFLASRLPVASACFGAYSRGLVRSFSPLFRAPRKVLCTDLDNTLWGGVLGEEGPEGIATGSAFPGNCYLEYQRYLKQLSSRGILLAIVSKNNDADVREAFQIRAADLGLTLNHFVATKISWNEKATSIRELAEELSLGLDSFVFVDDNPVECEAIRQQLPEVAVIAAPVEEPWKLVELLSSQPFFDAAVVTDDDLNRLNEYKAQAQRAELANTAGDRDEFLASLEIVCTFLSALDAPLARSVQLLAKTNQFNLTTRRHSTAEVEEFASAAGGQAIAVRVRDRFGDAGVVGLALARTEGDTCSIDSLLLSCRVIGRGIETALLAHLGANAIRAGAIRLVGEFIPTKKNAPCADFYLDHGFVKDPSSRDASPDSIFYQLDLTTAAPESPKWLNPGRK